In one Heteronotia binoei isolate CCM8104 ecotype False Entrance Well chromosome 1, APGP_CSIRO_Hbin_v1, whole genome shotgun sequence genomic region, the following are encoded:
- the SMPDL3A gene encoding acid sphingomyelinase-like phosphodiesterase 3a isoform X3, whose amino-acid sequence MCDSPYKLILSALKYMKDSGQQASFMIWTGDSPPHVPVKELSTKMVIDIIGNMTSTIRSFFPELQVFPALGNHDYWPQDQLPVSVSEVYSAAADFWKPWLTDEAVSTLRKGGFYTQTLQPSFSGPLLRIISLNTVLYYGPNNVTLNMTDPANQLEWLEDVLEMALQNKEKVYVIGHVPVGYLPFVRNTTAIREYYNERLIEIFRRYSSVISGQFFGHTHRDSIMILLDKKGKPVNSLFVAPAVTPVKSLWQVDSNNPGVRLYQYDSLSYSVLDLWQFYLNLTEANMKNVSDWRLEYVMTKAYGIEDLKPENLHGMVKQLSAPHSKLFAKYYNNYFVSYDGNKFCEQHCRVSQLCAIQYLDLPSYTDCIGNEDTSQYE is encoded by the exons ATGTGTGATTCCCCATATAAACTTATCTTGTCAGCTTTGAAGTACATGAAGGATTCTGGTCAACAGGCATCCTTTATGATATGGACAGG agacagcCCCCCTCATGTTCCAGTTAAAGAGCTCTCCACAAAAATGGTAATTGATATTATTGGTAACATGACTTCTACCATAAGAAGTTTCTTTCCAGAACTTCAAGTTTTCCCAGCCTTGGGAAATCATGACTACTGGCCACAG GATCAGCTGCCTGTATCTGTTAGTGAAGTCTACAGTGCTGCAGCAGATTTCTGGAAACCTTGGCTTACTGATGAAGCAGTTAGCACCCTGAGGAAAG GAGGCTTTTATACACAAACACTTCAGCCCAGCTTTTCTGGGCCATTACTTAGGATAATCAGTTTAAATACTGTCTTGTATTATGGTCCCAATAATGTGACACTGAATATGACTGATCCAGCAAACCAACTAGAATGGCTGGAAGATGTACTAGAGATGGCACTTCAGAACAAAGAAAAG GTGTATGTGATAGGACATGTGCCAGTAGGCTATCTGCCTTTTGTTCGAAATACTACTGCTATAAGGGAATACTACAATGAGAGATTGATAGAGATTTTTCGAAGGTACAGCAGTGTAATTTCTGGGCAGTTTTTTGGACACACTCACAGAGACAGCATCATGATTCTCCTGGATAAAAAGG GAAAACCAGTAAACTCCTTGTTTGTAGCACCTGCTGTGACACCAGTGAAGTCTCTCTGGCAGGTGGATTCCAACAATCCTGGAGTGAGACTGTATCAATATGATTCTCTCTCATACAGTGTCCTG GATCTTTGGCAGTTTTACTTGAACCTCACAGAAGCCAACATGAAAAATGTATCAGATTGGAGACTTGAATATGTTATGACCAAAGCTTACGGGATAGAGGACTTAAAGCCAGAAAATCTACATGGAATGGTAAAGCAGCTCAGTGCACCACACAGTAAATTGTTCGCGAAATATTACAACAACTACTTTGTAAGTTATGATGGAAACAAATTCTGTGAACAGCACTGTAGGGTCAGTCAACTCTGTGCAATTCAGTATTTAGACCTCCCATCTTATACAGATTGTATTGGAAATGAAGATACATCACAATATGAATAA